One region of Eupeodes corollae chromosome 1, idEupCoro1.1, whole genome shotgun sequence genomic DNA includes:
- the LOC129940399 gene encoding uncharacterized protein LOC129940399 isoform X1: protein MDDLGAEHLSELSVSDKNIKPLEKTRNSDPIPSATASATLRAAFLEQKCDNSDATAKPVATPRNRHKDRAILGSHIYHNHHNEADEEETSLASSSDGREKTDATPENVKKIDDVIQQQQVKSTSTTAPTATAITTTTTTAMPAASPNKKNENHSSAAATAAADVTTAAVAASITGMTINDEQQSQTTPNSTIADDDESSASSATAKQQCLAFTIDFGDDSVKDSSSSVAAAAKYKSMVERFQNRHRRGASMSKLEGAEATPPSALEPPTPTAPPRSPRAPQEVAPAAAPDTTVKVKMRARDRSTSRVKDATKRHSWSPRSSTTEPPQHHPTNHNHPRPAIPHKTPNTVAPATTKKVKTKPSNLTLNSQPEPPRREKTASNKPFTPRSTAMQMALQKIDFLCPQPPLDDYHHNMALNDNVSEAGTYTLDGDNYTEEQKDLMNIDKTTTTSSEVSSSGNHMHQRPKDLPLRNSLHTGLQGRRRNNVLEVNFYHDTTTTPYKPPTNKTSYLEKIKSRVRNITVKPQQTQPQNHHQQEQHKLKEASPPDPDVGTFTSVTTSGVLAKKTTLDSHPKLTRRSSLSTSQIDSSEYVSTEAKLKSNSGAAYNGGYTDHQKSGYRLNVFTTQTDAQVLSAIESPESPVSKHSDTGGLKTAQTKNDWIQEWARNARARSVASVIKGSPVKQSNQQQYDIMSRSYNCGAPEEDPPTDDSMIYRNKNMDRFRMGDFDYASDPNVSAQRPPKSPTKIPSPMHSIGRARSASHTRASLQNIIQDDPNNTDLYLQKTAAAISNLQQTLSRKNSIKSPPSSRDSPKKVPNRHQYYSADEYSPQHSIEAKLLLTNPLNKRGTPGNNLMTNSYHEQLVLDVKIPRARKNSYDAQALTVSPARRQHQPPLLTNKQYYGIDQTRGVVVEPTSIKQQQQQQLSPLRRSSSFSTKCRATTTAHHQQQQQQHHQKRPNVNNLYTPPTVRHNYIGGQQQPVSAIKKSASSTTFRHVYSDYDDNVAYYINDEDDLVDVEYYGSSDDDIHSPHEDYEDYNDDLVVSEEVHTNDVPLTNTRYNKALLMRIERSKQKVAGTTVGHGVAKPNLLSSAGVAACPNTPELPRRTIKSAPRSSMRQSMPRDSSLNRLAGHIPNSLASAKKQILQTANAVVGHSATAAATNPSSSSIENANSKRIQPKYMDISKYKPAQGNNFLRKNDAKSTLKPEIRRSPSSASMGLSRTDATRASNRSVKSATSGRGTSASAAWRDTSVSKQKEVELAMWKRRAKYDPMRAAAEDRRKKEEAKKSTTTTMTMTTTTTTTQGNSNNGQAGGAVTESSTVTRSQSFHYGVGSLNGNNQSSGSNQPSLENNRWTLTSNESSDEEHAYVSSSTNRS from the exons ATGGATGACTTGGGAGCTGAACATTTGAGTGAACTTTCGGTTAGTGATAAAAATATCAAGCCCCTTGAAAAAACCAGAAATTCAGATCCAATTCCATCCGCAACGGCATCGGCAACACTTCGGGCTGCTTTCTTAGAGCAAAAATGCGATAATAGTGATGCGACAGCCAAGCCTGTGGCCACTCCTCGTAATCGTCACAAGGACCGGGCCATTTTGGGCAGTCACATTTACCACAACCATCACAACGAGGCAGACGAGGAGGAGACATCGCTCGCCTCGTCTTCCGATGGACGAGAAAAAACCGATGCGACTCCGGAGAATGTGAAAAAAATCGATGATGTCATTCAGCAGCAGCAGGTAAAGTCCACTAGCACCACAGCACCAACTGCAACTGCAATcacaacaacgacgacaacaGCAATGCCAGCAGCTTCtccaaataagaaaaatgaGAATCACTCGTCGGCGGCGGCAACGGCAGCTGCCGATGTGActactgctgctgttgctgcttccATAACCGGAATGACAATAAATGACGAACAACAAAGCCAAACGACGCCAAATTCCACGATCGCCGATGACGATGAGTCATCTGCGTCGTCGGCCACGGCCAAGCAACAATGCCTGGCATTTACAATCGATTTTGGAGATGATTCCGTCAAAGACTCGAGCTCGTCGGTGGCGGCGGCAGCCAAGTACAAGAGTATGGTGGAGCGATTTCAGAATCGGCATCGGCGGGGGGCGTCCATGTCGAAGTTGGAAGGTGCCGAGGCAACACCACCCTCCGCTTTGGAACCTCCAACACCTACAGCACCTCCACGCAGCCCTCGTGCACCTCAGGAAGTCGCCCCTGCCGCAGCTCCCGATACCACAGTAAAGGTTAAAATGCGTGCACGTGATAGAAGCACTTCCAGAGTAAAGGACGCCACAAAGAGGCACAGTTGGTCGCCGCGTTCAAGTACAACAGAGCCGCCGCAGCATCATCCCACAAACCACAACCATCCCAGACCGGCAATTCCACACAAAACTCCCAACACAGTTGCGCCTGCGACAACGAAAAAGGTCAAAACCAAGCCCTCGAATCTCACGCTGAACTCCCAACCAGAGCCACCTCGAAGGGAGAAGACTGCTTCCAACAAACCGTTTACTCCACGGTCGACTGCAATGCAAATGGCTCTGCAGAAGATTGACTTTTTATGTCCACAGCCCCCTCTGGACGACTATCACCACAACATGGCACTGAACGACAACGTAAGTGAGGCTGGAACGTACACCCTGGACGGCGATAACTACACCGAAGAGCAGAAGGATCTGATGAACATCGATAAAACAACCACAACCAGTTCCGAGGTGTCTTCTTCAGGGAATCATATGCATCAACGTCCCAAGGACCTTCCACTTCGGAATAGTCTCCATACGGGCTTGCAGGGAAGACGACGGAATAATGTACTCGAGGTGAACTTCTATCACGACACAACGACGACGCCGTACAAACCTCCAACCAACAAGACATCGTATCTGGAAAAGATCAAGTCTCGAGTGAGAAACATCACGGTCAAGCCCCAACAGACACAGCCGCAGAATCATCACCAACAGGAACAACACAAACTCAAGGAAGCTTCTCCACCAGATCCAGATGTTGGAACCTTCACCAGCGTGACAACGAGTGGAGTTCTCGCCAAAAAGACCACACTGGACTCTCATCCAAAACTCACACGGCGCAGTAGCTTGTCCACATCGCAAATCGATAGCTCCGAATACGTTAGCACCGAAGCGAAGCTCAAGTCCAACTCGGGAGCCGCCTACAACGGAGGTTACACCGACCATCAAAAATCCGGCTACCGCTTGAATGTCTTCACCACACAAACCGACGCCCAGGTGCTGTCTGCAATAGAATCCCCCGAATCTCCAGTGAGCAAGCACTCCGACACGGGTGGTCTGAAGACTGCCCAGACGAAGAACGACTGGATTCAAGAATGGGCGAGGAATGCCCGTGCGAGGAGTGTTGCCTCGGTAATCAAGGGATCGCCCGTCAAACAGTCTAACCAACAACAATATGACATCATGTCGAGGAGTTACAACTGTGGCGCGCCCGAGGAGGACCCCCCAACCGATGACAGCATGATATATCGGAACAAGAATATGGATCGATTCCGGATGGGGGATTTCGATTACGCCTCGGATCCGAACGTCTCCGCCCAGCGACCGCCAAAGTCGCCCACAAAGATACCCTCGCCAATGCACTCGATTGGACGGGCAAGGAGCGCCAGTCATACAAGAGCTTCCTTACAGAACATCATACAGGACGATCCCAATAACACGGACTTGTATCTGCAGAAAACCGCCGCGGCAATATCGAATCTACAGCAAACACTCTCGCGGAAGAACTCAATAAAATCTCCACCATCCTCCAGAGATTCACCGAAGAAAGTTCCAAATCGCCACCAGTACTACTCCGCCGATGAGTACAGTCCCCAGCATAGCATCGAGGCTAAGCTGCTCCTAACTAATCCCCTGAATAAACGGGGAACGCCTGGCAACAACCTTATGACAAATAGCTACCACGAACAACTTGTACTGGATGTGAAAATTCCACGAGCACGAAAGAACTCCTACGACGCCCAAGCACTAACTGTGTCACCTGCACGACGACAACACCAGCCGCCCTTGCTGACAAACAAACAGTATTATGGCATCGATCAAACTAGGGGAGTCGTCGTGGAGCCAACATCGattaaacaacaacagcagcagcagttgTCTCCACTGCGAAGGTCAAGTTCCTTCTCCACAAAGTGTAGAGCCACCACGACAgcacatcatcagcagcagcaacagcaacaccaTCAAAAGAGACCTAATGTCAATAACTTGTACACCCCACCGACAGTGCGGCACAATTATATTGGAGGACAGCAACAGCCAGTATCAGCAATCAAAAAGTCAGCCAGTAGCACCACATTCAGACATGTCTATAGCGACTATGACGATAATGTGGCCTACTACATCAACGACGAAGACGACTTGGTCGATGTAGAGTACTACGGGTCATCGGACGACGACATCCATTCGCCCCATGAAGACTACGAAGACTACAACGACGATCTGGTGGTCTCGGAGGAGGTGCACACGAACGACGTGCCTTTGACCAACACCAGATACAACAAAGCGTTGCTGATGCGAATCGAGAGGAGCAAACAGAAGGTTGCCGGTACAACTGTCGGTCACGGAGTTGCCAAACCGAATCTCCTATCTTCGGCTGGAGTTGCAGCATGCCCCAATACTCCAGAGCTACCGAGACGCACCATCAAGAGTGCACCACGCTCCTCGATGCGACAGTCGATGCCACGTGATTCAAGTTTGAACCGCTTGGCTGGACACATACCTAATTCGCTAGCATCGGCGAAGAAACAAATTCTCCAAACAGCCAACGCCGTTGTAGGGCACTCAGCTACAGCGGCCGCAACAAatccatcatcgtcatcaatTGAAAATGCTAATTCCAAGCGCATCCAACCAAAGTACATGGATATATCTAAATATAAACCAGCACAAGGCAATAATTTCCTGCGAAAGAACGATGCCAAGAGCACCCTGAAGCCGGAGATAAGACGCAGTCCCAGCAGCGCATCCATGGGTTTGTCTAGGACGGATGCAACTCGAGCATCCAATAGGAGTGTCAAATCGGCCACATCTGGACGGGGGACATCTGCTTCAGCGGCGTGGAGAGATACTTCTG TTTCCAAACAGAAGGAAGTTGAACTGGCGATGTGGAAACGTCGTGCGAAATATGATCCAATGCGTGCCGCAGCCGAGGATCGGAggaaaaaagaagaagcaaAGAAGTCAACGAcaacaacgatgacgatgacgacgaccaCAACAACGACACAGGGCAATAGTAATAATGGACAGGCTGGAGGTGCTGTTACTGAGAG